From Elephas maximus indicus isolate mEleMax1 chromosome 1, mEleMax1 primary haplotype, whole genome shotgun sequence, a single genomic window includes:
- the GNMT gene encoding glycine N-methyltransferase — MVDSVYRTRSLGVAAEGLPDQYADGEAARVWQLYIGDTRSRTAEYKAWLLGLLRQHGCQRVLDVACGTGVDSIMLVEEGFSVTSVDASDRMLKYALKERWDRRHEPGFDEWVIEEANWMTLDKDVPQPPGGGFDAVICLGNSFAHLPDCKGDQSEHQLALKNIASMVRLGGLLVIDHRNYDHILSTGCAPPGKNIYYKSDLTKDITTSVLTVNNKVHMVTLDYTVQVPGASQAGSPGMSKFRLSYYPHCLAPFTELLQAAFGGKCQHSILGDFKPYKPGQAYVPCYFIHVLKKTD; from the exons ATGGTGGACAGCGTGTACCGGACCCGATCCCTGGGGGTGGCGGCTGAGGGGCTCCCGGACCAGTACGCGGACGGGGAGGCCGCGCGCGTGTGGCAGCTCTACATCGGGGACACCCGCAGCCGCACGGCCGAGTACAAGGCCTGGCTGCTCGGGCTGCTGCGCCAGCACGGCTGCCAGCGGGTGCTGGACGTGGCCTGCGGCACGGG GGTGGACTCCATCATGCTGGTGGAAGAGGGCTTCAGCGTGACCAGCGTGGATGCCAGTGACAGGATGCTGAAATATGCACTTAAAGAGCGCTGGGACCGGCGGCACGAGCCTGGCTTCGACGAGTGGG TTATTGAAGAAGCTAACTGGATGACTCTAGACAAAGATGTGCCCCAGCCACCAGGGGGTGGCTTCGATGCTGTCATTTGCCTTGGAAACAGTTTTGCCCACTTGCCAGACTGCAAAG GGGACCAGAGCGAGCACCAGCTGGCACTGAAGAACATTGCAAGCATGGTGCGGTTGGGGGGCCTGTTGGTCATTGACCACCGCAACTACGACCACATCCTCAGCACAGGCTGTGCACCCCCAGGGAAGAACATCTACTATAAG AGTGACCTGACCAAGGACATCACGACATCGGTGCTGACAGTGAACAACAAAGTCCACATGGTGACCCTGGACTACACAGTGCAGGTGCCTGGGGCCAGCCAGGCTGGGTCTCCTGGCATGAG TAAGTTCCGGCTCTCCTACTACCCACACTGCCTGGCACCCTTCACAGAGCTGCTCCAAGCAGCCTTCGGGGGCAAGTGCCAGCACAGCATCCTGGGTGACTTCAAGCCTTACAAGCCGGGCCAGGCCTATGTTCCCTGCTACTTCATCCACGTGCTCAAGAAGACAGACTGA